A stretch of Kaistella flava (ex Peng et al. 2021) DNA encodes these proteins:
- the nadE gene encoding NAD(+) synthase, with amino-acid sequence MQTDKITDKIVSWLKDYAAKANVKGYVIGVSGGIDSAVVSTLCAMTGLKTLLIEMPIRQNSAEVDRAWEHMEDLKKRFSNVEAISVNLTPAFEELYKTFDVNDEEFPAEKLAFANTRSRLRMLTLYYYGQINSILVCGTGNKVEDFGVGFFTKYGDGGVDVSPIADLYKTEVYALAKSLDLVESIQIAIPADGLWDESRTDEQQIGATYPELEKIQKDWGTKTEADYSGRDLEVFKIFQRMNRAAQHKIQPIPVCNIPEEWRN; translated from the coding sequence ATGCAAACAGATAAAATAACAGATAAAATAGTTTCCTGGCTGAAAGATTACGCTGCAAAAGCAAATGTAAAAGGTTACGTTATCGGAGTTTCCGGCGGAATTGATTCTGCGGTCGTTTCTACACTTTGTGCCATGACAGGATTAAAAACTTTGTTAATAGAAATGCCGATTCGTCAAAATTCTGCTGAAGTAGATCGCGCCTGGGAACACATGGAAGATTTAAAAAAACGATTCTCAAATGTTGAAGCGATTTCGGTGAATTTGACTCCCGCTTTCGAAGAGTTATATAAAACCTTCGATGTTAATGATGAAGAATTTCCTGCAGAGAAACTGGCTTTTGCCAATACAAGAAGTCGTTTAAGAATGCTTACTTTATATTATTACGGACAAATCAATAGTATTCTTGTTTGCGGAACCGGAAATAAAGTGGAAGATTTCGGTGTTGGATTTTTCACCAAATATGGCGACGGTGGAGTAGATGTTTCGCCGATTGCAGATTTGTATAAAACTGAAGTTTATGCTTTGGCAAAATCTTTAGATCTTGTGGAATCCATTCAAATTGCAATTCCGGCAGATGGATTGTGGGATGAATCAAGAACTGATGAACAGCAAATTGGTGCCACTTATCCGGAATTAGAAAAGATTCAGAAAGATTGGGGAACAAAAACAGAAGCGGATTATTCAGGAAGAGATTTAGAAGTTTTCAAAATTTTCCAGAGAATGAATCGTGCTGCTCAACATAAAATTCAACCAATTCCGGTTTGTAATATTCCAGAAGAGTGGCGAAATTAA
- a CDS encoding ribonuclease domain-containing protein: MNKDKIKLVLFFIIGLLTAFLAMHFFNTYKNEKKNEEVNQSEVSIKENNNENFSENKNSESANFSGNINDLTEENTVINYVKTNHELPDYYLTKSEARKQGWIASKGNLCDVLPGKAIGGDHFSNREKTLPAGNKYFEADVNYNCSNRNADRIIFTKNGDVWLTKNHYKTFDKK, from the coding sequence ATGAACAAAGACAAAATAAAACTCGTCCTCTTCTTTATCATCGGATTACTGACCGCATTTCTGGCGATGCATTTTTTCAACACTTATAAAAATGAAAAGAAGAATGAAGAGGTCAATCAATCAGAAGTTTCCATTAAAGAAAATAATAATGAAAACTTTAGCGAAAATAAAAATTCAGAATCCGCAAATTTCTCTGGAAACATCAATGATTTAACAGAAGAAAATACGGTTATTAATTATGTGAAAACCAATCACGAACTTCCAGATTATTATTTGACAAAAAGTGAAGCGCGTAAACAAGGTTGGATTGCCTCAAAAGGAAACCTTTGCGATGTTCTTCCCGGAAAAGCAATTGGCGGAGATCACTTTAGCAACAGAGAAAAAACACTTCCAGCTGGAAATAAATATTTCGAAGCCGACGTGAATTACAATTGTTCAAACCGAAATGCTGACCGAATTATCTTCACCAAAAACGGCGACGTTTGGCTGACGAAGAATCATTATAAAACATTTGACAAAAAATAA